AGGGAAGAGGCAACCTCTTTTGCACTGAGCTACCCATTGGCATGGCAGTCTCTCCCGTCAGTGTCTTGTTGAGTACATTTTCCCAAGCCACATTCGTATTCATGAGACCATAAACAAAATCACAAAAGGTAAGCAGAAAAGGATGCCAAGAGGCAATCTGATTCCTGCATCAAACTACTCAAGTAGTTAAAGCCCCGAAGAATGCcaagaaactgcaaaaatgGAGGTGTATTTAGCATAGTTCAGTACAAAGAGatcttttttaaagtataaagaTACATCAGGTGAACGCTTCTAGAAAGTATATGCTCTCAAAAATCTGGTTACAGCAAAATATGGGATATTAGAGCCACATTTTGAGGCCTCACATGCTTTTTATTGTGTTCCATATAGAAAGCACTTTGGGAAGTAATATGTTGTATCTTTTAGGACACGTTTAAGTAGCGACGGGCACCCGTGAAGCCAGGTATATAGCTCAGGAGCCAAGTCTTTAATTGTTTTCAAGTGCTTTGCAGGCTGAGCACCCACTGCTTACACTTCCAAATTATTAAGTGTGACATTGACAAATAACAGAAGTGTAACTCTCTGCATGTCAAAATCTTGTGAATGTAGAAGCACTTGTGAAATCACACCTGTGTAAATCCTGAGCATTCCTCTGCTCTATGTTCCCCATGGTCTTTGTTTTTAGAGCAGTATCTCCTTTGAAGGTTGAAACATGCAGTAGTTGTTAAACACAATATTGTTTATAGTAAATTCAGAATCAAATGCCATTAATATAATGACATAGGGTCATATTAGATGgaactttaaagaaaagcagtctTAAAATACCAGTAAATATCTGTTTGCTTATAGGTAATCTTGGTGCCTCTCTGTTCTGAAGTACCATATTATTGTattgcttaaaaacaaattctACTTACCCTGTTCACCAGTGAGAACCACTTTTGACAGCATGGATCGGAGAACAGGAATAGGCATAAAGCAGAGCAAAGATGGCACTCTTACTGTAAAGCAATGAATCTGTCATGAGACACTGAAGTAATAAAACCCCAGgattttacaaatacattgcAAATGGATTAGTCACATACTTTTGAATGCTCAGTTCCCCAAAGAGTAAAAGGCAACAGAACAATCAAACTGGAAGTACACTGAGACACAGTTATCCAAACACAGAGGAATTAATAAATCCAATATATCTGTATTGCACTAAAACCAAATCATAAGCAAGTAACTCCACTCACTCTCCACACActttatcttttaattaaatcatAAATCAGCCTgatgcagaatcacagaatagtaggggttggaagggacctctggagatcatcttgtccagcccccctgtttgagcagggacacccagagcagggggcacaggaacacatccaggcgggttttgaatgtctccagggaaggagaatccacagcctccctgggcagcctgttccactgctctggcaccctcacaggaaagaagttttttctcatgttcaggtggaacttcctgtgttccaacttgtgcccattgacccttgtcctgtcgtgggcaccactgaaaacagtccAGCCCCGTCcttttgacacccaccctttagatatttataggtattgacgagatcccccctcagtcttctcttctccaggctgaagaaacccaagtctctcagcctttcctcaaaagggagatgctccagtcccctgatcatcttggtaactCTCCACTGGACCTGCTCAAGGAATTCCACAtcctccttaaactggggggcccaaaacaggacacaatactccagatgtggtctcactagggcagacTAGAGGGGtaggataacctctctcgatcttGTATATGCAACCTTGTATATTTGATCTCTCTATGAACCTTTCAAGATGGTCCGTCCAATACCTACCAACTGCACTCACTACAGATAACGCTGCAGTATTTTCATACATATTGTTGACCATGGAATGACTGATTCTGAACTCACCTAAAAACATGAGCAGGGTAGTTTTGGCAAAGGCAGCCATGACCATTCCTCCAATGTAAGAAAATATTCCAATAAAGACAATATAAATGTCTTTGAGACATTTGGAAAATAAGTATACTCCTAAAAAACTGGTCAGAGAGACGGAAGTGAATGCAGCTGCTCCATATCCAATGTATACTTCATTCCAGCAGAGTGGCTCATCCAGTTCATACAGCGTAAAAAGCGAACTCCCACCAACCATAGTAAACAAATAAGTCATAAATGTAAAAAGTAACACAGTgattaaaattctctttttatAAGGGgcagttttaaaaagcatgtacACTCCAGAAAATGTCTCTCTAAGAAGTTCTTTACAAGACGCTGGTGCCTGGTGCTGGAATTCAGATACGCCTATTGTatcttccagaaaaaatataatatagaTAATATTAATGACATGAAGGAGACTTGCTGTCACAAACGTCCATGTAAAGCCTATTCCTCTCAGGAAGTAGCCAGATGACAGTCCTGCCAATCCAGATACAACGCCAAAAATCAAATCCACCACAGCTATTCGCGTTGTCTTCTGCTGCTCATCGTGACACACGTCTGCTATAAAAGCAAAGCCTCCTCCAAGGAAAGTTGCCATACTCCCAAACAGACCAGTAATAAATGCAACCGCAAATAGGATGGAGAGTGACAAGGAAAAATATGATATTAGAGTGAGGCAAATATTAGCAATCAAAGCTCCCACTGATGGTAAAACTAAAGACCTTTTGCGTCCCTGGCGATCCCCGTTAGCTACAATGACAAAGGCAACTATAAGGCTGGGAACTGCCCCAGTTAAGTCCAACTGCATATTAAAAACAGAGGCTTTTTCTTGAACTtcctgcaaaaagaaaacaaaaataattgtaaatatTATAATACATTGTAAAAAACCCCTGTAATCTGTAATTATGTTACACTTGCATAATGATTAGCATGAAATATAATGAGTAGCACAGTACATGTTTATAGATcataaattatattattataaaacATAATACAGTAtcattttataaatttatatgATGTTATAATATATTATGCTATAATAAAATGCAGTATATTATTGTATGTTTATAAGAATGCATATTACAGTAATCGCTCATACAAAGGAACTGCATATTCAAAGACTCCCGCTTTTGTAATTTTACCTTCAATATTCCTCAAACATCTCGTGTTAAATTTTAAGCCAGCACTTATTTCTTAATATACAGTCTTTCTAGTGCTCTTGACAGACAAGTTTCAATGGAGGCAAGAGAACAATTCTTTTGAACATGCATTTACAAGAGCTGGTGCTTATACTGTAAGTACCTCCTTCAGCACAGGGTATGGCAAAGGATACCAGGCCTATTTTTATCTCTTAGAAATCAGTATTAAAACAGTCTTTGATTGAGGAACACATCCCATGCTCCCTACTCAGAGTAgatcatttttcttcctaaataatCCTACTGAGAGGGTAACAAAGAAACAATTCACTGACTAGCCCATTGTGCAAGTAAACAGATCAGGATTTGCCCTGACATCCCAGTGCCCAATGTTAATAATAACAACCACCACAACCCCAAATGTGaaacacagcattaaaaacTATACTGACTCACAGATACGTGAATTAACTAATTTTTGAAACACTGGAAAGCTCTGAGTTCAGAAACTGTCCAAATCAGCAATCTCTCTGTAGATATGCTACAGCAGGTATTTGCATAAGGAACAGCAGCTAACGCTGTGACAATCAACTGTAAACACCCATTATGGGAAAAATTTCTAAGTTCTTTCTGACAAAGTACAAAAATCAAATGTagctaaaaaacaaacacttaaCAGAAGATGAATGGCTGTAGAAAAAAGAACTaaagaaagtcaaagaaaaaaaagactatcTTGTTATGAAGCCAGCTGCTAAATGACACTAATACAGATCAGGCTTTCAGTGCATCGATGCAGGCTAGACagacagcagccacagcagcccGTTCAGAGACAACCACCTGAtcagacagaaaagcagcaggagaaaaggaagtaaCTTCATTCGCACAAGCCctttataaaataaactttcagaTACAGAGATTAAAGTCACtctgaaatttttcttcaagttCTCTGAGGTATCACACTCACTTGGGAAGGGGTTGCACTCTTCAGTCAGTAGCAGGTACAGCCGTGTAAGTCTTCCCGAGCCATTCTCAGCCATATTCAAGCCATCTACACTCCATGTTTCAGGTGTTTCCTCTGTAGCTAAACTAACCCCCACTGAGTAGCAtccaaaagatgaaaaaaaccctagaatTTTCAGGAACGTACTTTGggcaattttaaaagctgctgaatCCTTTATAAATTCATATTTGTATTTACAGGCAAAGACCATGAGTTTCTAGTTCAATCTCTTTGTTTGTTTACAAGGTACCTTTTACTGCAAGAGGAAAATTCAGCTGACTCCGAGGCCCACAAGGAAAGGCCTCAAGAACCTCAACACTTGGCAGTCTCTTACTTTCTTCCTTTATGGTGTCTGACTACCTTAGGATTCATGATGTCCTGTCCACTGGCCAGCACTGTAGTAACCCTTGAAGGGTCAAAACCATGAAGACCAAACAAACCGAGATGGAAAATGATATTCCAATCTTTAATTCCTCCCTGGCTGACAGAGAGAATTCTATGTAGTCACAGGCATTGCTTCTTCACTAACATCATCAGGTTCAAAGACATGAGCGTCAAAGAGATGCTAAtacattagaaataaaactaGAAGTTATTACATATCATCTCAACCCACGCTAGCCATACAATACAAATACTACTGCCAAATCATAATGAAGTGCTAAACTGAGGAATAAAACAACAAAGTCTTGGGTTTCATTGTTGGAAGTAGATGTGTAATATCAGGAACTTGGCTACACATCCAGATACCGCAAATGACCATAACcttgcagaaataaattacttgatGTCTACTGAAAAGATGACTAAAAGacaaaagtacagaaaaatccATTTAGAGTGTAAAGCACTCAACTGCCCACTTCATGTTTTCATAAAGTCAATGAGGAGGAATACATAAAATGATAGGTCAAACCTGCAGCTGCTTTAAAATCATGTAACTCTACTAAAATCAACGGAACTACatatatttcaagaaaaaggTCTAGTTTTTTAATCTGCAAATTCTCTCTACTCTGAAAAAATGCTCATGGTGGACAGAAATAGTTCTTAAAGtcacagatttcaaaataaaagaatgaaaatgaagaagcaATTCACTTATATAAGGATTATATTGAGAGAGAAGTGTAGTGCCTGAGGCTGAACAATATACAGAACATGGTAGAGCGACAGGCtcataaaactaaaaaatattGCTGAGTAGCAAAGGAAAACGCATGAATTGGATAATAAACAAACAGGATGATAAATGATGTTTAATGATTAATAATATAGCTCTTtctgagctaaaaaaaaaaaagattacccAAGCCAGTGACTGGAATGCTTCAGCTTGTATTCAAATACTTTTGaactaattttattaaaaaattactatttacCTTCAAATTGTAAGAAATAATTAATCTAAATGCTGCAAAGactttccattttgaaatgtactttttttgcAGGTTCCAAGTGATTTTTGTCTTCAATCTCCTTctacattttgctttgaaataactGAGGTTAGTAAAAAGCTTCTCCATTCTCAGAATGGAAGGAGGTATACAAAATTAACTATTAAGGGAGGTGTTCTTCTAAAAGTTAACACCAAACAGGGCCTGTTGGAAACACTTCTGACAGCAAAATTTACAGCACCTGTAAACATAAGTCAGTTAGGATGGTCTTGGAAAATCCAGAACACCTACTTCACATATCCTCAGCAAAGGGATTGGAACTGCGTTACTGGATCTACTCTTTTCCCCATACACAGGATTATTACTCAGTGCAGAGGCTGGgttccactgaaattaatggGTGTTTAGAACATTTCACATTCTTATACTACAGTAACAAACATGGTATCAAAATGCAGGTGAGACATCcagacaaggaaaggaaaatggattATTGTCATCTCTTCTGCTGGCAGCCCACAGTTAGTTCTGTTTAAGCGTAGCATTAAAACTGCACTGGAAGTGCAAGGGAAGAGGTTCTTACCAACAACTAGCTATCTGGCATGCCAGCTATGAAAAAGTGCTAAAAATGTAATTGACCATGGGATGCTGTCATCTTGCCATCTTTATATTTCAACAAGGCAGACTAGCACTGCTATAAATGGTAAATCATGAGTTATGTTTAATTGTGCAAAGatcacttaaataatttttcacattttaaaaatacaaaaatgtttgtcTTAACCCCCCTCCATTCTTCatactttttattcttcagaaataaatgtattccTAGCTAgatctttttcctgaaaattgcCAGATGTTTACTAAAGTTTACATAGTCACAGGGCACGCTGGAAGTCACAGAAACAACTAATGGCTCATAAACACATGCACAACTCCTGCTGGAAGGAGGAGCCTTCAGTGGTACCCGTTGTAATGTCACACCAATCCTGATCTGAATATGAATTTAGCTCAGCATCTTCCTGGAGAGAAATCTTTGTCTTTAACGCACCAGAACCACCCACAGCGCAACACAAGAGCAATGAGTAAAGGGACAGCAGCTCACAAAACCACTGCTTTTCTATATATGAAAGGTTAAGTAAGGTTATACAGAAGGAGGTTATGCTGAGACAGCATCCAATGGCTCCAAGTTTATttacaactgtatttttttctgccctcCTACCTTCTGCTTGATGTAAGTCGGGCTGCTTTTATTCTGCTCACAGTGACTGGCGTTGCTATCGCTTACGAAAGTGGAGTTGTACTCTCCCTCCCACAGCCGCCGGTAGATGAACTGCTGCACCAGCGGGCTCGTCAAGGAAGAGGCGAACGTGTAGATGAAAATGACGGGCTCCACGCACAAAACCTTCCTCATTTCTGGCGTTTTGGGCGTTTAATCCTGTGTACCAGAAAACAACACACAATTACgaagtgaaaggaaaacagctgaCCTGCCGGCACGCTCCGCCTTGGCTGCACCTGCCCGGGAGGCCACATCAAGGACAACCCCCGACCCAGCCCCGAGCGGCGCCGGCAGTACCCCccgacccgccgccgccgcctacCTCCGCCCGCCGGACCCCGGCCGAGGTCACGCAGAGCCGGCGGTGCGCGACACCGAGAGGCGGGACGAGGCGGACGGCCGCGGAGGAGtgtcccccgccgccgccgccccccgcgggcCGCCGGGAGGACGCAGCTGGCCGCCGCCGTGCCGCCGCGGTGTGGGCGGCGGCTGCTCGGTGTCCCTCAGCCCGGCGCGGCCCGCGGGCGGGGCGCTGCGGCAGGCGGGCCCGCGGCCTGGCGCTGCCGGCCGGGCCTGGGCGGGCCGCCGGGCCCAGGGGGGAACCCCCCGGTCACGCAAGGACGAGGGGAGGCGGCCTTCTGCGCGGCCGGCGGCCAGGCCTCAGCCGGGGCAGGAGAAGGGCTTCCCCCCGGGCTTAGCACCCGTGGGGTCGCTGCTAGAAACCATGAGAAATCAGCAGTTCGGTGGTTTCACCCCCGAGTAGTAGCATGCCAAACGCTGCTGTTGCTCGGTGTTTACTGGGCCAGAGAGTTTGTTGTTGCCGGTTAGGAAAGG
The Phalacrocorax aristotelis chromosome 1, bGulAri2.1, whole genome shotgun sequence DNA segment above includes these coding regions:
- the SLC46A3 gene encoding lysosomal proton-coupled steroid conjugate and bile acid symporter SLC46A3; translation: MRKVLCVEPVIFIYTFASSLTSPLVQQFIYRRLWEGEYNSTFVSDSNASHCEQNKSSPTYIKQKEVQEKASVFNMQLDLTGAVPSLIVAFVIVANGDRQGRKRSLVLPSVGALIANICLTLISYFSLSLSILFAVAFITGLFGSMATFLGGGFAFIADVCHDEQQKTTRIAVVDLIFGVVSGLAGLSSGYFLRGIGFTWTFVTASLLHVINIIYIIFFLEDTIGVSEFQHQAPASCKELLRETFSGVYMLFKTAPYKKRILITVLLFTFMTYLFTMVGGSSLFTLYELDEPLCWNEVYIGYGAAAFTSVSLTSFLGVYLFSKCLKDIYIVFIGIFSYIGGMVMAAFAKTTLLMFLVRVPSLLCFMPIPVLRSMLSKVVLTGEQGAVFACIACLEVVTGTISLSVFNIVYAATVAWFSGFSFLLSAGLCLIPLAVLCWLLCTSWNGEDLALLAPEEVSSIDSVDS